Within Synechococcus sp. NB0720_010, the genomic segment ATCCTCGGCAAGGCCGAGTTCATGAACCCCGGTGGCTCCGTCAAGGACCGAGCAGCCCTTGGGATTTTGTTGGAGGCGGAAGAACAGGGTCTGCTCAAGCCCGGCGGCACCGTGGTGGAAGGGACGGCGGGCAACACCGGCATTGGCCTGACGCACCTCTGCAATGCCCGCGGATATCGGGCGGTGATCGTGATTCCCGAGACCCAATCGGCCGAAAAGATTGGCCTGTTGCGCAGCCTGGGGGCTGAGGTGCGCACGGTTCCGGCTGTGCCCTACAAGGACCCGAACAACTACGTCCGCCTCTCAGGCCGCATTGCCGAAGAGATTCCCGGCGCGGTTTGGGCGAATCAGTTCGACAACCTCGCCAACCGCCGCGCCCACTACAAGACCACTGGACCAGAGATCTGGGAGCAAACCGGCGGCCAGGTGGATGCATGGGTGGCGGCAACCGGCACCGGTGGCACCTATGCCGGCGTGGCGCTTTATCTCAAGGAGAAAAAGCCGCAGCTGCGCTGTGTTTTGGCTGATCCCCACGGCAGCGCCCTCTACAGCTGGGCCACCAGTGGCGAGCTCAGCAGCGAGGGCAACTCGATCACCGAGGGCATTGGCAACAGTCGCGTGACCGCGAACCTGGAGGGGGCTCCGGTGGATGACGCGGTCCGGATCCACGATCAGGACGCCCTTCAAACGATCTACGACCTGCTCTGGCAGGAGGGTCTGTTCCTCGGCGGCTCCGTCGGCATCAATGTGGCGGCGGCCGTCGAG encodes:
- a CDS encoding cysteine synthase A; its protein translation is MGASTPGIASGFVGAVGQTPLIRLNALSALTGCEILGKAEFMNPGGSVKDRAALGILLEAEEQGLLKPGGTVVEGTAGNTGIGLTHLCNARGYRAVIVIPETQSAEKIGLLRSLGAEVRTVPAVPYKDPNNYVRLSGRIAEEIPGAVWANQFDNLANRRAHYKTTGPEIWEQTGGQVDAWVAATGTGGTYAGVALYLKEKKPQLRCVLADPHGSALYSWATSGELSSEGNSITEGIGNSRVTANLEGAPVDDAVRIHDQDALQTIYDLLWQEGLFLGGSVGINVAAAVETARRIGPGHTIVTVLCDSGDRYRSRLYDGEWLKGKGLEQPERAA